The genomic DNA AGAAACGAAACTGCAGGGTGGCCAAGTTCTTGTTTGAAGTAGTTTCTTGCAGATATTTAACTCTCAATTGCTTCTAATTGTTGCTCACAGATTAAGTACCATGAGGATATGAGCAAGAGGATGGTGGACGATACTCCACCACCAGGCATCCACAACCAAGGTATCTCTCTTAAGAGGCCTCATTTTAGGCCGCCTCTTTCAACATTGTTTCATTGTTTCGCCACATAATCAAGTTATCTTTATTCGGTGGATGTTACCAAAATGGGATCGATAGTCTCCAGATTATTGCTTTACAGAAAGTTACTTTTtcggttttttttaattcactcAAATATCAAAATAGTTAACAAAATTAATATGTTCTAATGAAAAACAATCACTGtttgtgcctttaaaaaaaaataaatctgaacaTAAAGTAAAATATCTACTAAGATGATCAGATTGTGTTCAGGTGATGTCTCAGTTGGAAAATGGTGCCGCTTCCAGATTAGATTATAGACTTTAGAGACGGTTGGTGATCAGAATAAAGATCCTCGTATAATAATAAAGTGCCTCTCTAATTGAGACTGACGCCTCTGATCGACATGCGCTCTCTTTCCAGCTGATTTTCAGCCACCTGCCAGTTCCCAGACCTACCAATATGATCCTGCTCCTGCACCAGTGCCCCAGCCATATGAGCCTGCTCCTGCACCAGTGCCCCAGGCCGGcgccccccctccttcctccaccgGGGTAaatcctcctcaccctcccacACAATAGCAGAAAGGTGTCAACAGGTCAGGATGTGTCGGCAAACATTTGATCAGCTGTCTCACCCGAGCTCTCGCCGTCCGCAGAAACGCTGCCGGGCCATGTACGACTACACCGCCGCCGACGACGACGAGGTGTCCTTCTTGGACGGGGACGTGATTGTGGATGTGCACCTGATTGACGAGGGCTGGATGTTTGGCCGCGTGGAGCGTACGGGCCAGCAGGGCATGCTGCCTGCTAATTACGTGAATAACAtctgagtgagagagagagaaagaaaagggggaagggaggaggagggaaagaaagaaaagcccaGTGCCATCTCATCTTAATGCCGCTttatcgattttactcctgtTCCCTAATTTGTCCTGTGATATCCTGACACCACCACCTGTTCACTTTCGCGATTGCTGTGAAGCTCCACCTCAGACACCCTCCActcgtccgtctgtctgtctgtctgtctgtctgtctgtccgcctccCTTCCTGCCATCTGTCCGTGCCGACGCCCGTCGTCCTTTTTGTTTCTCCCCACCCTGGCTCGGTTTTAATCGAATTGGAAAGCAAATTTCAGCTCAGCATGTCCAGACTCCCCCATCATGACACAAGCCTCCATCCCGGCCGAGGCACGTAACCATGGTGATATAACATCGCgcaaaatatgaagaaaaaaaaaaaaaaaaggtttgaaaaaTCATGTACTTgcgtgtgagtgggtgtgtcgTTTTCATATGTTTTTTCTCTTAAATTTTCAGTGTGATCATAACTGGACTGGAAACACAGTGTAGAATCTCAGTCTTGTCAGAACTAAGCTTGAATTTTATCCACTGGTATACGTTCCATTTACCTCTAACCCTTTTGCTGATGCACCATTTAGCTTATCATCAGACTCAACTGGGAGGGTTTCGATGTCATCGTGCTCCAGTTGGCACCCTTggcaatgcattgtgggtaatgtgaAACTGGCGTCCCAGCCTAACCGAGTTGCAACTCCTGCCGCTGCCAGATTCCGGAGGGATTAAGGGACAAGTTGGGGGACACTTGTCCGTCGCTCACGGCAACAGCGAGACGTCAGCTCAGACATTAGGCAGACCCTCAATCACGTTACGCAACTTCAGTCCTTAGATTAAAAATCCAGTGTTTATTGTTAAACTGTCGGGATCGTGAaagtagaagaaaaaaaaacatagaaaGGGGAAATCAAGCACAACAAGTTTATCTGgttttcctccattttgaatccttcctcctgtttttgtgAGAGAACattccatttcttttccattCGTTGTGAGACGTTGATTCCTCGACATTTGTTTTAACTACGTTATCATTCCTTCATCTCTCTCCTAAAggtaactttaaaaaaaacaaaaaacaaacaagtaaacCAGCAAATCGACATGAGGTCAGAAGAGCTCAGTTGCTGGTTACGACCCCCACACCACTGATTTTGGTCAGAATGATTTAAGTTTGAACCTGAGATTCTAGCTCATTTTGGTGTAAATATTCTCATCAGGCTCTTGTCTTCGTCTACACTATTTTACTCCGCAATCATCCATCACAGACACAaatggttgggggggggggggtattgctTTATTAAAACAGCCCTGATTATGTAGCTGTAGGTGACTGTAGGATTGTGTTTGTATGACAAAGATAAGAGCTCATGGTGCTCCGGGATTAAAGTGGTTCGTGTATCTTTTTGTGGAGGCAGGGGGACGATGTGGGAAAAGTCTGGTGCAAGTTGGCGATGTCATGGGAAAGGTGGTTACAGAGCCAACGCCAGAAGGGTGAACCGGTTTAGAGGTGGTCTGAGCGAAATCTGCCCGTTCTTCTATAATCCCTCAGCGAGGGGGCAGGTGTGGGACGCAGGCAGAGCTTGCTGCTGTCTTTCGCTCTTGGGCGATTGGAAACTATCGAGGGTTTTATTTGAAGTGTAGAGTGTTGTTCCTggcttcttcttttgttttaattgaCTCCCGTTACTCCAGATTGCAGCCGATCTGACTTTTGTTTGGACCCGCTGGTGTTTCTGATGAAAGGGCGGCGTTGACAGAGACAGCTGGCGTTTCCTTAAGTGC from Takifugu rubripes chromosome 5, fTakRub1.2, whole genome shotgun sequence includes the following:
- the lasp1 gene encoding LIM and SH3 domain protein 1; protein product: MNPKCSRCDRIVYPTERLNCLDKCWHRGCFSCEVCKMTLNMKNYKGFEKRPYCNAHYPKTHFTAVADTPENLRLKKQSQIQSQIYYKEDFEKNKGKATQVVDTPEFLRLKKSQQQISDIKYHEDMSKRMVDDTPPPGIHNQADFQPPASSQTYQYDPAPAPVPQPYEPAPAPVPQAGAPPPSSTGKRCRAMYDYTAADDDEVSFLDGDVIVDVHLIDEGWMFGRVERTGQQGMLPANYVNNI